In the Schaalia hyovaginalis genome, ACATGAACGTCATGCGCGTCCATCCGACCGGACGGATACGCAATTTCAGCGCCAAGACCGGAAAGACCGAAGTCATCGGTCGCGGCAGGAACCACGTCTGGCACTGCACGTTGTGCCTGTCCCCCACTGAGTCATTCCTTGAAGACGAGACATGGCAATTGATTGCCACCGACTTCATGGACGAGATGGGCTTTACCGAAGCGTCTGGCAAAGCACCCTGCCGGTGGGTTGCCGTGCGACACGGCGCATCGAAGAACGGTGGGGACCACATTCATATCGCCGCGAACATCGTGCGTGGTGACGGGACGAAGTGGTCACCGTGGCGCGATCAAGTGATCGCACATCGCGTGTGCAACAGCCTCGAGCACAAGTACGGGCTCGAGGTCTTGGAGTCACGCGAGGGTGCTCCGGTGCGAGGCCGAAGATGATCTCGCACATTGTTGACGGTGGCGACACTGCCGGCCTTATGCGCTACCTCGTAGGACCGGGCCGCGCCAATGAACACGAGAACCCGCACCTGGTTGCGGGGGATTCGATCATTATGGATCGCTTCGAGGGGTGGGCGCACCTGAGTCCTGCACAGGCAGGTGAGATTGCGTCAATGATCGACCGTTACATGAATGTTCTGTCAGAGCACCCCACTGGCGCTATCCGCAATTTCAATCCCGAGACGGGCACAACGGAAATCGTGGATCGCGGGCCGAACCACGTCTGGCATTGCTCACTCTCCCTCCCACCGAGGGCGGGACTCCTCGACGATGAGACGTGGCGGAAGATCGCGCAGGACTTCATGGACGAGATGGGCTTTACGGAAGCGTCCGGCAAACCTCCCTGCCGGTGGGTCGCCGTGCGACACGGCACTTCCAAGAACGGTGGCGATCACATTCATATCGCCGCGAACATCGTGCGCGCCGACGGCACAAAGTGGTCGAGATGGTGGGACTGGAAGAACGCGGGCCGCGCATGCAATACGCTCGAGCACAAGTACGGGCTCGAAGTCATCGAGTCGCGTGAGCACAATCGCGGAGCGCGCGCTGACACTCCTCACGAGCTCAATGCCGCCAAGCGTGCGGGCAGGCCCGAAACGACGAGGGCGATGCTGGAGACTCGCGTGCGCGCGGCAGCAGCCGGTGCAGCGAACGAAGCAGAGTTCGTGCGGAGCGTCCGCGAGCTGGGGGTGCGTATTCGTCCGAGGTTTGCCAAGGGCCGCACCGATGTTGTCCTCGGCTACTCCGTCGCCCTCCAC is a window encoding:
- a CDS encoding relaxase/mobilization nuclease domain-containing protein; this encodes MIPNIVDGGDTAGLMRYLVGPGGAGEHEDPHLVAGDGVLLDFFPDRFELNVDVATQIASMLDRYMNVMRVHPTGRIRNFSAKTGKTEVIGRGRNHVWHCTLCLSPTESFLEDETWQLIATDFMDEMGFTEASGKAPCRWVAVRHGASKNGGDHIHIAANIVRGDGTKWSPWRDQVIAHRVCNSLEHKYGLEVLESREGAPVRGRR